The Alnus glutinosa chromosome 1, dhAlnGlut1.1, whole genome shotgun sequence region gaagggaaagTGATGTTTGCCATTGTGGGTATGTGTGGCTGAGTGAGCTTGAGGATAATGGATGAGAAAGCTTGAGACTTTTATGGAGAGGAGGAAGGAGGAAGGaggagtagaagaagaaaagaacccTAGAAGGAAAAGTATTAGAGAGAGAGTAATAGTCAAAGAAAAGAATTGTGGAGAGAAGAGGAAAAGGCAGAAAACGCAGGGGAAAATCCGATTCAGACGGTTTGGGTCTTTGAGGGAATCAAtctcccttgttttttttttttttttttttttttttttttttttaatttcattaatttcattagttttttatttttatttatttatttatttttattttttagagatcGTTAATTTCAATAGTTACTTTAGCCAGTTTCGGATTTTATTGAGGAAAATTGCATTAAAAGTCCAAGATTTGTTTCCTATGAAAAGTAATTACTTGACTTTTAATTTGGACAAAGTCTTGAGTTTTACTCGCATGATAAAGGGGAGTAAGTCAGTTTGTTCAAATTTTCGTCCCCTCTTTAACATAAAACTTACCGCTTGTCATGTTTATTTACATCAAAACTTATCTAGATAAGATACAATATCTCATCATCTTTGTCCACGTGACAACTTTTACtgatactcttttttttttagaaaaaaaaaacctcaaaagcTAACTAGGGGACCACGGAGAGTGATTCCTAATAACCCCTCttacacaattttcatataatCCAGACACATTGTcaagggaccaccttgccacatgggCAAGGTGATCCCTAactagttttaaaaaaaaataaaaaaaatagaagtaaaaattgtcctgtgtacaaaaatagttaagaAGAATTATTTCTTAATGTaataatgtatcatatctcgTAAATAATTATGTccataaagaaaaaacaagaagaagggTCTAGAAGCCGGCCATGGAATGTGACTCTACCCCTTTTTTGTGGTAGTGGGGTGGCTCTACTCGTCTCTCACCCACCTCCTAAAGGAGAGTAATAAGGATTAAAATCCACCCATAAAGAGGCGGGGATAGAGATGTTATCTTCCCAACAACTACATGACATTGCCCTGCGGCTTCTGACTTCTGTAAATACACTCGAGCGAACtaatttgtaaaataaattgttttataggtgacaaaaaaataaataataaataaacatagatTGTGACATAGTAAGTTAGTGAAAGGCACTTCATGCAATGagccaaatatttttcttaaatataaagATACCCATTACAAATAAATTGCGAGAAATATAAGTATCAACAAGTCATGATTTTCATGAATGGTAGTAAATAAACATGCAACTTGGTTAAGTAGTTCATAGGGAGAAAATCTTTACTTTAAGCATTAAGCAAATGGGTAATTATTATGATGTAATTCTAATCTGTAATGATTACATCTACATCTAAGTAAGAGATATATCTAAGTTGCAGATATATTTAATAGGAGTAGTAGTTGAATAAGAGTCTTATCTCTTATAGTGAGAGAAGACGAGTAGTAGTAGTTGTTTTCATTAAAAGTTCTTTTTGAATAGCAGTGGGATTATCTAGCTAAAGGAATGTGATAGAAGTAGTGAAACTCTATATAGAATAGAGTTACACTCCTACGTGAGTTTGCTAGCctaattgtatatttaaagaaacaaattatggAATAATATTacgttaaattttgttaagtaaaataTAGTCTCATTGTGTTTTTTGGGAGATTCTGGCTCACTCGAAACAGCTAACCTATCCATTCCTatgttttgtattaattggttcacatcagtttagagagagaaagcctTTAGTAATTAGCGTTTCTCACCGGGGGAGGGAGGTTTTGCTTCCCTCCTCCGGGTTGTTTTGATCCTCCTAGAGAGCTAGGAGGCTTTTGCCCCTCCGTGGTTTTACCACTGGAGCGTGGATTTTCTTCTCCTTGCCTTTAGGGCAGGGAGTCTGTTCCTCTCGGACTCGTTTCCGGTGGAGGTTTCGTCTCCTTACCCTTATGGGTAGTGgagttgttgttttggttttgttgttttttcttttccttgtgtTCTAACAGGAAGGCTTCTTGTCTTTAGCGTTGGTTTTGGGGTTCGGCCGCCATTCTTGTGTCTCCGGTGGAGTTCTGGTTTGAGCCACAGTAGTTTCATTTTTCAAGATTCCAGATCTACGTTTCTCTTCCGGTTCTTTCAAGACACGCGCTTCCTAGCCGTGATCACCGGCGTCTTCTGGACCGGCCATAACCAGCCGATGGCCTTGCCGTTCTTTCTTGCCGGCGCATGGTCTGCACGTGGGGGATCTCTCTTCCGTGATTGGCGCGTGTGGATCTCGCCATCTTGTCAGGTCTTGGTTGGCAGTGATCGGTGGTTGGAGATGGTTGTTTTCGCTGCTGGGGAGACTCCTGTGACGGCGCGTGTTGTTCACGCGCCGCCTCCGGTGGCGGTGTGGCTTCTTCCAGCGATGAGGACAGTGTTGCTTCTTGTTGTGCTGTGTTTGTTTGTGTATTCCTTTGTTGTCTGTGTGTTTCACAGTGTCTTTGTAGTGCACAAATATTTGCTGGACTTATTTGTAGTGTGGAGCTTTAAGGGGTGTTCatgtaatatttgtgtattaTTTAAACAGCTGCTTTGTCAGATTTGTTTCTGACTTGGGATGTAGGGGTGTCTTGTACCCCTCATTCTATCTCTGTAATGCTGTTTTAACAATGGAAGGAGCACATGcttctttgttcaaaaaaaaaaaaaaaaacataagtaaATAATCCTTATGTAATATCTCCCCTTCATATGGTCTATATGTATCCTTAATCCTCTTACAGTGAAGTTTGCGCGTCTCGTAAGACTTGTGATACAATCATACAGCCAACAGACAATGCACATAATGCGATATCCACTAGTTGATTGACCAAGTTCGACCTTAGGTGACATCACTAAACTTAATGATCCCTGCAATTGGTGACCCCACCCGTATGTGATTGCATCGATCACAATGGCACCCAGATCTATTGTACATATTAACTACTTATCAATTGGTTCATAGGGTCAAATCTATATAAACTGATATGCACATGCcacaaaatttattttcaatactTTCCATACAACAGTTCACTAGTGGTCATGACATACAAATTAAGtctctttatttcattttatatatgtaAATCATACGGTTGGATATTATAAATGgtcaatacatttcatttcaaacTTTAGGCTTACAACATATAAATTACAAAACAATTCATGCTTATAAGAATATacacatttatcattttttttttttttaaaaaaaaagagagtaatgCTTACAAAAATATCACTTTAAAGTTTTCACGTGTGTTTACTTATCTTGCGTGTAAATTTTCCCATTAAAGTATCATTTGTTACCTAAGCTCATTCGTCCACAAATTGTTTCCCTATCATTTGTTAGGTCTCCAAACTCCTAAATTATGCATTATTCCCAATCCCGTataaatttatgtaaaatataAAGTAGGAGAATAGTGCAGAAGCAAAGAGAGATAAAGtcgacaaaataaaaattgggatgGTTTAGCCTTAAAGGCTTACGTCCACCATTGATAACGGTCCTTAAGGTTACATCTTAATTATATTGAACTATATGAAATTGTATTACATTGCAGGGtgtttatatagaaattaagGTGTGGTAAATAATGTAAGGTAAACCAAACAAAGTATGGAATTGATGACACACCtacaagaaaaactaaatttaagactaacataaaaaaataattgaacatGAAAAATAGCCTAACATTCTCACTTCTAAAATGTTAAACAATTTCCTAATTCTTGATGGTTTCTGGGATTCAGTTACATGTGTGTGAAGATGCCTTTAactaaacagaaacaaaaaatagCATAATTTAAGTTatatattctattttattttcaaatctaTTATTGTTAattcttcattttgttttattttttcttagtttCACATAGCTCAAATTATACCACAAATGTGTCATTACCGAACATGTTATTGGTGATATATGATAAATTTCAATTGTTTGGCACTTAAATAAGGAAGATTAATGTTTGGAATTGATGGGAACTTTATAACTACCGAACTACgtatacaattttattttattttatttttttttaaaaaaaaaaaattatactatgCAACCTGAATCACGTTTCATTTGATTCTTGGATGTTAGGTGGAGGGTTAACCTTACCTCACACTCACGCTAGGATGATAAATTACCTTCATTGAATCATTGAAGCAATGCTAGGTCCTACTcgtaaataaataacataaaaaacccaaaataattaaaaaattgaaaaattgaaactaaccaaaaataaagaaaaaaaaggataattaCACTATTGGTATCAGGGGTTGacttaaattacgaatcactccctgtggtATTATAATTACAAACCACTTCCTAAACTCGTTTTCCATCCACAAAGTAAACAAAATCCGTTAGTAGATTACAatataaatgatatttaaaGGTTGTctcattatatattttatatgacGTAGCAATCTAATGGATTCTATTAatttggtggacgaaaaacgaGTTTAgtaagtgatttgtaattatagtttaccacaaggacccttCATAAACTTTTGTACCAcagagagtgattcgtaatttaggccaaccacatggaccaatgttgcaattatcaattttaaaaatgatagataaaataacaaaaataaattgttaaattaaattttttaaaaaatttagagagcttATTATGGATACTCTTATAAGTTTTAaatctatttttaaatttgtgaaaCTTAGTCTCATAGATATAAAGGGATTAAGCTTACgtgctgtaaatttttttacagcatTTATACTGTAGTAAATCTAAAGgtttgaatttgatttcaaaccctttgaatttgatttcaagagtttgaaattaaattcaaaCCTTTAGATTTATTACAGCATAGATGCCGTAAAAACTAAGCCATATCCTAAAATATAAagatgaatttgaaaatgagaggGCTCAGATACGTATTTATATCTTTTCTTAACTTCAATGCGACCGCGGTTTGTTTTGCGCACGTGGCACCTTTTTACTGCACTTATAGACAGCTATTTTCATCTATAATCATCACCAATCTGATTTCATGGCTGCTCAGGCTTACACAGAAACTCTGATGGCTAGTCTTCCGGTTCCAGCTActcatcttctctctcttttcccaaCTATAAGCCCCGAGACAACCAGACATGGGGCTCGTTTTCTCTTCCAATCCCATAAACCTAACCCTAGAACCTCGTGCTCCATTAGCTTCGCCAACCGAGCTCTTCCCTGCCCCATTTCCAAACCCGGGCTTTCACGAGCAATTCCCAACTATTCCTCGGTACCCATCGAAGCCAATCCCAAAAGGGACGCCGCAACTATCCGAGAAATCTGCGAAGGCCACGTTCCCGAACATGTTATACGCAGGTCTAACACTGATACTCTACTTGAATGTGTTGTGCTTTCTATAGCTATACAATTTATAAAGTTCATAAATTTATGTATATAACAATGAGAAATGAGATATTGGAAATGGTCATCGTTGCAGACAATGCAATCAAACTGATCTAACCTTTTCATGTTATAGGGCAGAGGAGGTTGGGTATGTTAGACCAACAGATGTACAGCTTCAAGCACTGCCCGTTCTGTTTTCGGGTCGTGATTCTATACTTCATGCGCAGGTCTAATCTGCCCATTGGAACTGCTTTTGCActttgaatctttttttttttttttttttgagtctaTCATATTTGTGCCAATGTGTACTTCGTGTAGAAAGTAACCCATGAATGAACAAATGAATGAACGAATGGATGTTTCTGGGTTACTGATTAGACTTTATGTGGTGCTTGTTTCTTTGGGTCCTCTAGACAGGTTCTGGGAAGACACTGGCATATCTGCTTTTGATATTTTCTGTCATAAACACTCAAAGATCTGCCGTTCAGGCAGTAATAGTAGTGCCTACCCGGGAACTAGGCATGCAAGTAAGAAATGTCGTTGATGATTTTTCTgacttaaaataatttttagtttgttattttttggacATATTTATTGCTTACTAATGTTATATAGCaaatattgttatttgtttctaaaaaacaaGGTTACAAGAGTTGCTCGGATGTTGGCTGGGAGGCCTATGGAACTTGAATTGGAGCAGAAGGGGTGTACTGTCATGGCTCTTTTAGATGGGGGAATGCTAAGAAGACACAAGAGTTGGCTAAAGGTTCTGCACATTCTTATTATCATTTTCCAAGTCTCGTGGCTTTGATGTTACCAAATAGATGCTAGTAGTTCATAAGGTGCTAATGGCTGTTGCTGCAACTTTGTGTTCCATGTAGAACATTTTGAAGGAACTTTAAATATCACCACTTCCTCCTTTTCTGGGGAAATATGTGAAAAAATAAGCTTGAATTAATTAGGTTGCCTTCTCTCCTTTGCATTTCCTCTAACTAGAGTTTATTTCGCACTCATGGTGTCTCCCTGTGATAGATTTTGGTTGCATGATTTTTCTTCTCGTGCCACTTTTGGAAGGAATGTAATAACATGTCTTGAGACTTGGTTGATTGCTTGATTTTAGGCATCTGGGATTCCACTCACACAAAAAGCTGGAATTTCAGGCATTCGCATTTCAGGGAAAATCATATCATTATTAGGAACTTTTAAGTCTTAATATACTGTCTATTCAAGGGGTCTAAAGCTAGACTGTATTGGTGGACGATGAATCTAATTAATAATCAGTTTCATTTGCATCCAGGTGGATTCATTGTTCATATGCAGAATCATTACTGACTccgtaatttctttttcttttactttttccccTAGAACTTTGCTGGTATTCAGGGGATGTACTATAGTTTGCACTAATATATATGATTCACCCAAGGTTTTAAAACTGAACcagttgcattttttttctttgactgATATGGACATTCTTAGTCTAATAGTACCATATAATCCAAAAGAAGATTATGCATATCTGCATAGAAATTTATTGATTGCATAAAATTTTCAGGCGGAGCCCCCTACAATAGTGGTGGCAACAATAAGGAGTTTGTGCCAAATGCTTGAGAAGCAAATCTTAAAGCTCGAATCAATGAGGGTGCTGATAATTGATGAggtaattaaaatataattttgtttttctttaatggaAACTCCTTTAAGGAAGTGTCATAAATTTTTGGTTAAAGAATTTGTAAAGGAGTGGCTATGCTTTGAAAATGTTTAGATGAGAGTCTTCCTACATTTTAGACATTGTGATTTCGTGGAGTAAAAGTATGTGTTTTATTGGGATTTTAAGACAGCAAGGGAAGGTACTCATTTGCATTAGAAGATTACTTTGTTCACTTACCTGTCAATTGAGGTGGTTCCACGATATTTATGAGGCAAATAAATTTGAGCAGAGccttttttctcttaataagaATTCACGAAACACAACAATGCAAGTCAAATTTATTTTCCTCATAAATATCGTGAACCAAAAAAAGGCTCTGCTCAAATATTCTTTTACAAGGAGTGACATTTTATATTCCCTATTATGTTAGGTTGATTCGATGTTCAATTCTTCAAAAGAAGTCAGTTCTCTTCGAAAGCTTTTGACCTCATATTCATCACTCAACAACCGTCAGACCATTTTTGCCAGTGCATCCATCCCCCAGCACAGACGATTTTTACATGACTGTATACAGCAAAAGTGGACCAAGGTTTTGTGATATAATTCTTGTTTCGGTGTTATCTTCATTGGGATTTGACATGTCCGCCAGTGGTTTCCTGTATCATATTATGATTTTGTTACAATTTACAGAGTGATGTGGTTCATGTCCATGTCAATCCAATTCAGCCCATGCCATCATGCCTACATCATAGATTCGTGGTAAGAAATCTTTAGAATATAAAAGTTTCTCCATTGTGCTTCTCATTTAAAATGTGCTAATACTGTGTTGCTTAACAGATATGTGGCAAAAGCAGAAGGCATAAAACCTTGCTATCGATATTACATTCTGATGCACCTGAGTCTAGCATTATCTTTGTTGGTGAGCAGGTATGCAGCACACATCCTTCTGTGTATTGGTTACTTAAAACTGATGTagtcattaaatttataattggAGTAGAATTGAAATTTGTTtagaacataattttttttttttatataagtgaaaaataaaataaaaattaaagtttggATTCTTATTCTACATAATTATATTTGGAGTAGAATTGTTATTCTACATACGTTTTGAAATTTGACATAATTATTCTACATAATTATGTCGATGCTTTATCTGAAGTTATTTTATGAAGGACATCTACTAGGCATGAGATATAACCTATTTTATATTGATATCTCCTGGGTCTAGTAAAGACATACTGTCCAAGCCACAAAGTAGGCAAGGATGTGTGTCATTTAAGCAAgcatacatatttttttatgaatagcaTGAAAGACTAGTTGCTGGATCTAGCTCCCCCCCAACCCCCCGGGGTCTACTTCTCCCACTCTACCCCAGTATCTAAGAGATTAAATCAGTTCATCTCAACACAACAAAGTCTTGTATCCCTCGACTGGGCTGGATGATGCTTTTAACCAATTTTCCTAGCAGGCTTTCTGAATCCCCGTGCATTAGGTATGAAAAAGGCCAGGTGCAGTTAGAACTTTGAAGCTAGTAATCGGTGGCATGGttgcattaatatatattgGATGCAATCATTATTTACTTGtcttttttgaaataaatgagaGGATTTCTCTGGTAAATTGATATTGATATCTTATCTGCTTATGCAGTCTGAGAAGTCAAAGAAGGCTGGGAATGTTCCATCAACAACTTTATTAGTTGATTTCTTGAAGGTTTCTTATGTGGGTTGTTCAGACATCCATCTTCTGGAAGAAGACACAAATTTCAATTTACGAGCAGCTTCTCTCTCGGTAGGTGCAGTTCAGTTCCACTATGGATGACTATCAAAGATGGTTCTTTTTTAATCATGGAGGTTACACAAGATGCAGTTGTGTTTCGGTAAAATTGTCATATGATGATCCCTTGTCaagttcttttaaaaaaatggaaagaatgATCGTTTTAATCTGTGAGTTATTTCTGAGTGCTCGCTGATAATGTTTCATATCAGTTcagaattttcatttatattgcTTCCTTTATTGCTTTTATATGAAGTGAGCAAacaagattttgttttttatttttgtgaaatcTGAATTACCTTTAGGAATAATACTATCCATTTGAACATTCTATTTTCACAACCTTAAGGCTGGTTTTCTTCATGACCTTGGTAACGAGGAAGAATAAAAggacttttacttttttgtttgttagtcATATATCCATGCCCCCGTTTGCCTggataaaacacaaaaatccaCATGCTCTgataaatccattttttttcaatgcaGGAAGTGAGACAAGGAGGAAACTATCTTCTAGTAGCAACAAACATAGCGGCTAGAGGGGTTGACCTGCCAGAAACAACTCATATATACAACTTTGATCTGCCAGGAACCGCCGTGGATTATCTTCATCGAGCAGGAAGAACAGGTAGGAAACCATTTTCAGACAACAAATGTACTGTTACCAACATTATAATGTCAGAGGAGCGATTTGTTTTGCAAAGATATGAAAACGAATTAATGTTTACCTGTGAAGAACTTATTTTATAGAATCCAtgtatatttcattttatacAAAATAGAAATCCAACCCCTCCGCCATAAATTTGGCTAACTTGGCTTgagaaaaaggataaaaaagtATGTGGTTGGTTTTAATTTGGATCTGCCTTGTTCATCA contains the following coding sequences:
- the LOC133874550 gene encoding DEAD-box ATP-dependent RNA helicase 58, chloroplastic isoform X1 gives rise to the protein MAAQAYTETLMASLPVPATHLLSLFPTISPETTRHGARFLFQSHKPNPRTSCSISFANRALPCPISKPGLSRAIPNYSSVPIEANPKRDAATIREICEGHVPEHVIRRAEEVGYVRPTDVQLQALPVLFSGRDSILHAQTGSGKTLAYLLLIFSVINTQRSAVQAVIVVPTRELGMQVTRVARMLAGRPMELELEQKGCTVMALLDGGMLRRHKSWLKAEPPTIVVATIRSLCQMLEKQILKLESMRVLIIDEVDSMFNSSKEVSSLRKLLTSYSSLNNRQTIFASASIPQHRRFLHDCIQQKWTKSDVVHVHVNPIQPMPSCLHHRFVICGKSRRHKTLLSILHSDAPESSIIFVGEQSEKSKKAGNVPSTTLLVDFLKVSYVGCSDIHLLEEDTNFNLRAASLSEVRQGGNYLLVATNIAARGVDLPETTHIYNFDLPGTAVDYLHRAGRTGRKPFSDNKCTVTNIIMSEERFVLQRYENELMFTCEELIL
- the LOC133874550 gene encoding DEAD-box ATP-dependent RNA helicase 58, chloroplastic isoform X2, which encodes MQVTRVARMLAGRPMELELEQKGCTVMALLDGGMLRRHKSWLKAEPPTIVVATIRSLCQMLEKQILKLESMRVLIIDEVDSMFNSSKEVSSLRKLLTSYSSLNNRQTIFASASIPQHRRFLHDCIQQKWTKSDVVHVHVNPIQPMPSCLHHRFVICGKSRRHKTLLSILHSDAPESSIIFVGEQSEKSKKAGNVPSTTLLVDFLKVSYVGCSDIHLLEEDTNFNLRAASLSEVRQGGNYLLVATNIAARGVDLPETTHIYNFDLPGTAVDYLHRAGRTGRKPFSDNKCTVTNIIMSEERFVLQRYENELMFTCEELIL